In Pyrus communis chromosome 1, drPyrComm1.1, whole genome shotgun sequence, the following are encoded in one genomic region:
- the LOC137748548 gene encoding protein SODIUM POTASSIUM ROOT DEFECTIVE 2-like isoform X2 — MNWSENLDEFESSPLVTGEKDQFLKLTDVVAGIKQTLAFQLKPKMVVLRVSMHCHGCAKKVEKHISKIEGVTSYKVDLESKMVVVIGDVLPFEVLESISKVKNAEIWNSPC, encoded by the exons ATGAACTGGTCGGAAAATCTTGACGAGTTCGAAAGCAGTCCGTTGGTAACCGGCGAAAAGGATCAGTTTCTAAAACTGACGGATGTTGTCGCCGGAATTAAACAGACGTTGGCCTTTCAGTTGAAGCCCAAG ATGGTAGTGCTAAGGGTTTCCATGCACTGCCATGGCTGTGCCAAAAAAGTTGAGAAACATATCTCAAAGATAGAAG GCGTGACGTCGTACAAAGTAGACTTGGAGAGCAAGATGGTGGTTGTGATTGGAGACGTTCTTCCCTTCGAAGTGCTAGAGAGCATTTCCAAGGTTAAAAATGCAGAGATTTGGAACTCCCCATGCTGA
- the LOC137746120 gene encoding uncharacterized protein has translation MPSALRRLFVTILVYCAPIGVRGLWDEFCPFMMEDYVSMTNITPTLATNILLRELNILLVQFNKSINEFDLPQMTRGNESSSGMTGCIEDEISICIPQQDLDAIERLNDDQKSAFNIIMGAVQRSDNATFFVDGPGGTGKTYLYRALLASLRRLGHIVLATASSGIAATILPGGRTAHSKFKIPLSLDASSMCSIGKQSDLAKLIQKAKAIIWDEATMTHRHAFEALDRTFRDLTDIDLPFGGKIMIFGGDFRQVLPVIRKGTKSELIQASVVKASFWSQVKILKLKQNMRSINDCEFSEFLLRVGDGNEDVIMDDMVKLPECMVIPWESEHSINQLIAKIFPDLEDHINDATYMVERAVVTPTNEDVDMLNEKIINMFPGLEETMYSFDSVEDDARNLYQPEFLNSISLGGLPPHKLTLKRGAPIMLLRNIDPKLGLCNGTRLLCRGSYRNLIDAEILTGQFAGSRVFLPRIPLKSTDTAGLPFELTRKQFPVKLSFSITINKSQGQTIPHVGVYLPDHVFSHGQLYVALSRGVSKSTTTVLVKSGSIVGQQGVFTRNVVYKEVLLHSS, from the coding sequence ATGCCGTCGGCTTTAAGAAGATTATTCGTCACCATATTGGTATATTGTGCACCAATTGGTGTTCGAGGGTTATGGGATGAGTTCTGTCCATTCATGATGGAAGATTATGTTTCCATGACTAACATAACTCCCACACTTGCTACCAACATACTCTTGCGTGAGTTGAACATACTTTTGGTTCAATTTAACAAGAGTATAAACGAGTTTGATTTGCCCCAAATGACAAGAGGAAATGAATCAAGTTCAGGAATGACCGGATGTATTGAAGATGAAATATCCATATGTATTCCACAACAAGATCTTGATGCAATTGAACGCTTAAATGATGACCAAAAAAGTGCGTTTAACATAATAATGGGTGCAGTTCAACGATCGGATAATGCAACTTTTTTTGTGGATGGTCCCGGTGGAACTGGAAAAACTTACTTATATCGCGCATTGTTAGCAAGCTTGAGAAGGTTGGGGCACATAGTATTAGCAACAGCATCATCTGGAATAGCAGCTACGATATTGCCTGGTGGGAGGACAGCACATTCTAAATTCAAGATACCACTTAGTCTCGATGCATCATCGATGTGTTCGATCGGTAAACAATCTGATTTAGCAAAGCTAATACAAAAGGCAAAGGCAATTATTTGGGATGAAGCAACAATGACGCATCGTCATGCATTTGAAGCACTCGATCGAACGTTCAGAGACTTAACAGATATTGACTTACCATTTGGGGGGAAGATAATGATATTTGGGGGAGATTTTCGACAAGTTCTTCCTGTTATTCGGAAAGGAACCAAGTCCGAACTAATCCAAGCAAGTGTTGTTAAGGCATCATTTTGGTCACAAGTAAAGATTTTaaaactcaaacaaaacatgagatCCATAAATGATTGTGAATTTTCAGAATTTTTACTTCGTGTTGGTGATGGGAATGAAGATGTTATTATGGATGATATGGTAAAACTAcctgaatgcatggtgataccATGGGAGAGTGAGCATtccattaatcaattaattgccAAAATCTTCCCTGACTTAGAGGATCATATAAATGATGCAACCTACATGGTGGAAAGGGCAGTGGTAACTCCTACAAATGAAGACGTTGATATGTTGAATGAAAAGATAATCAATATGTTTCCGGGTTTAGAAGAGACAATGTATTCATTTGATTCAGTTGAGGATGACGCAAGGAATTTGTATCAGCCAGAGTTCTTGAATTCAATCTCACTTGGTGGTTTGCCTCCGCACAAGTTAACTCTGAAAAGAGGTGCTCCAATCATGCTTTTAAGAAATATTGATCCGAAATTGGGATTGTGTAATGGTACAAGATTATTGTGTCGTGGTTCTTACCGAAATCTTATTGATGCTGAAATTCTAACTGGACAATTTGCCGGATCCAGAGTTTTCTTACCAAGAATCCCTCTCAAAAGTACTGATACTGCTGGGCTTCCATTTGAACTTACAAGAAAGCAATTTCCAGTGAAACTAAGTTTCTCTATCACTATAAACAAATCTCAAGGTCAGACAATACCACATGTAGGCGTTTACCTTCCAGATCATGTCTTCAGCCATGGACAATTATATGTGGCTTTATCGAGGGGGGTCTCAAAGTCAACCACAACCGTGTTAGTAAAAAGTGGCTCCATAGTAGGCCAACAAGGTGTATTTACACGGAATGTAGTATACAAAGAAGTCTTGCTTCATTCCAGCTAA
- the LOC137746030 gene encoding squamosa promoter-binding-like protein 12, whose product MSVKRDMKDELLVMAGWDINSVDPCTWNMVGCSTEGFVIGGKARNFGGVMVPDLKGKFSFVELNVTGLTLMDRFHALQEFDEGKRSCRRRLAAHNRRRRKAHPDTAVNGGSLNNESGSSYLLISLLRILSNMHSSSSDQTKDQDVVSHLLRSLANVAGTADGRNISTLLQGSQGLFDSGTSVQTARKVLDKNAGVNTEDPLRSKGHCPILPASRDSSESKSVTPEAASRRFQLNDIDLNNTYDDSQDYVENLGNSHVPASPGTASLGFPSWMQRDSHKSSPPQTSGNSDLTLCLTPLLFLAGLGHLDLRPK is encoded by the exons ATGTCGGTGAAGAGAGATATGAAGGATGAGTTGCTTGTGATGGCCGGTTGGGATATAAACTCCGTTGATCCTTGCACTTGGAACATGGTTGGTTGCTCCACTGAGGGCTTTGTAATCGGAGGAAAGGCTCGCAATTTTGGTGGTGTGATGGTGCCGGATTTGAAGGGG aagttttcttttgttgaattaAATGTAACGGGGTTAACACTCATGGACAGGTTTCATGCTCTTCAAGAGTTTGATGAAGGGAAGAGAAGTTGTCGTAGGCGTTTGGCTGCCCATAataggaggagaagaaaagcACATCCTGATACTGCAGTTAATGGAGGCTCTTTAAACAATGAAAGCGGAAGCAGTTATCTATTGATTAGCTTGCTGAGAATACTCTCAAATATGCACT CTAGTAGTTCTGATCAAACAAAGGATCAGGATGTCGTATCTCATTTGTTGAGGAGCTTAGCCAATGTTGCTGGTACGGCTGATGGAAGAAACATATCTACATTGCTGCAGGGATCTCAAGGTTTATTTGACAGTGGGACATCTGTCCAGACTGCACGAAAGGTTCTAGATAAGAATGCTGGTGTTAATACTGAGGACCCTTTAAGGTCTAAAGGACACTGTCCGATACTACCTGCGTCAAGAGACAGTTCTGAATCCAAATCAGTTACACCGGAAGCTGCAAGTAGAAGGTTCCAGTTAAATGACATTGATTTAAACAATACATACGATGATTCACAGGACTATGTAGAGAACCTAGGGAATTCTCATGTTCCTGCAAGTCCAGGCACTGCATCTCTTGGTTTTCCTTCATGGATGCAGCGTGATTCTCATAAATCAAGCCCACCTCAGACAAGCGGGAATTCAGACTTAACTTT GTGCctaacaccactcctcttcttAGCAGGTTTGGGGCATTTAGATTTGAGGCCTAAATAA
- the LOC137748548 gene encoding protein SODIUM POTASSIUM ROOT DEFECTIVE 2-like isoform X1, whose amino-acid sequence MGKLSMGRVLDRFCISSTGSGSCFCMNWSENLDEFESSPLVTGEKDQFLKLTDVVAGIKQTLAFQLKPKMVVLRVSMHCHGCAKKVEKHISKIEGVTSYKVDLESKMVVVIGDVLPFEVLESISKVKNAEIWNSPC is encoded by the exons ATGGGGAAGCTAAGTATGGGAAGGGTGCTGGACAGGTTTTGTATTTCTTCAACTGGCTCTGGTTCTTGTTTCTGTATGAACTGGTCGGAAAATCTTGACGAGTTCGAAAGCAGTCCGTTGGTAACCGGCGAAAAGGATCAGTTTCTAAAACTGACGGATGTTGTCGCCGGAATTAAACAGACGTTGGCCTTTCAGTTGAAGCCCAAG ATGGTAGTGCTAAGGGTTTCCATGCACTGCCATGGCTGTGCCAAAAAAGTTGAGAAACATATCTCAAAGATAGAAG GCGTGACGTCGTACAAAGTAGACTTGGAGAGCAAGATGGTGGTTGTGATTGGAGACGTTCTTCCCTTCGAAGTGCTAGAGAGCATTTCCAAGGTTAAAAATGCAGAGATTTGGAACTCCCCATGCTGA